DNA from Elusimicrobiota bacterium:
CGCTATCTGATCCGGTATTACACCACGCTCGACAAGGACCCCGCCGCGCTGCACGCGGAAGGGCTCCGGCTGACGAAAGGCATCCGGGCGGAGATGGAGAAGCTCGCCAGGAAGATGGGCAAGGCCGACCTGGACTCCTTCATCCGCGAGGTCAAAGGCGACCCGAAGAACTACTTCTCGACGCGCGAAGAGGTCCTGGCGGACGCGCAGTCGAAGATCGCGCGCCTCGAAGGCAAGCTGCCCCTGTTCTTCAGCCGGCTGCCCAAGACCCCCCTGGTCATCAAGCCGTTCGAGGACTTCAAGGAGAAGAACGCGGTGATGGCCGGGTACAACGCGCCGCCGGCGGACCTCTCCGGCCCGGGGATCTATTACGTCAACACCTACCAGCCGGGCACGCGCGCGCGCTTCGCCATGATGGCTCTGGCGGCGCACGAAGGGGTCCCCGGCCACCATCTGCAGATGTCGCTCGCGGCCGAGGACCGCGGCCTGCCGGTCTTCCGCAGGAAATGGAGCTGCGTGGCCTACGTCGAGGGCTGGGGGCTCTACGCGGAACGGCTCGCCGACGAGATGGGCATGTACGACGACGACCTCTCGCGCCTCGGGATGCTCTCCTACCAGGCCTGGCGGGCCAGCCGGCTGGTCGTGGACACCGGCATCCACTCCCTGGGCTGGAGCCGCCAGCAAGCCATCGACTTCATCAAGCGGAACACCCTGCTGTCCGACCAGGAGATCCAGGCCGAAGTCGACCGCTACATAGCCTACCCGGGGCAGGCGCTCTCGTACATGACCGGCCAGCAGGAATTCATGGCCATCCGCCGCGAATCGCAGAAGAGGCTGGGCGCCGGCTTCGATCTGCGGTCCTTCCATGACAGCGTGCTCCGCAACGGCCCGGTGCCCCTGCGGCTGCTGCACCGGACGATCCTGGGCGACTGACCGTCAGAGCCGCCGCGCCCGCAGACACCGCTCCGCTTCCTGACGCTTCAGCAGGAGGGCTTTGCGTATCCCGAAGAAGAGCTCGGGATGCTTGCCGAGGAAATCGTCCGTGGCGCGGACCAGGCGCTCGTCGCAGTCCAGAGGATAGAGGCCCGCGGCAAGGACCTGCAGGTACATCCGGTCCTCCTTGTCCGAGAGCCTGGCCAGCTGCTCGAAATACGGGGCCTCGAACTCGCGCAGCAGGTCCTCCTGCGCGAGCACCTGGAAGACGCGCAGCGCGGGCTTGAGGTCCCCCGCGTCGAACTTGTTCTCGGCGGGGTCGGAAGAGCTGCGCGTGATCCGGGAGAACCAGCGGCGCTTGGTCCCCGCGTCGGGGAGCAGGCACTCGGCCCGGTAGGCTTCCTTGCGGCCGTCATCCGTCGCGTCGCGCTTCATCTCGGCCGCGATCAGGGCCGCGGCGTCGGGTGAGCCGGCGCGGGCCAGCGCCTGTATCAGCTGCCAGCGCCGCTCCTGCATGAGCTCGAATCCGGGCAGGAAGGCCTCCCCCGCCAGCAGCCGGCGCAGCCACTGCCGCCCCTGCGCCGAGCCGACCACCCCCAGGTACCCGCGCATGTAGAGGAGCTGACGGTCGCTGCCCGGCGGGGAGGCGTCCAATTGGGCCTTCAGGAACCGCTCCACCTCCGCCGCCAGCTTCGGCCTCCGCTCGGGCGGGGTGTAGCGCAGGACCTCCGAGCTCAGATGGTCGATGACGGATTCGATGGCCAGCAAGCCGGTCTCGGCGGGCAGATGCCGGCGCGCCGCGGCGAAGTAATCCGACGGGGAAAGCTTGGCGTCGCGCAGCATCTCGTAGAGGGACCCCCAGAGCATGAGCCGCATGAAATCGTCGTCCACAGAGCTCAGGGACTCGCGCACGGCCTTGAGGCTCTTCGGGTCGAGCTCGTTCTTGACGTAGTCATAGTCGCCGTGGTTCCCGAAGACCAGCGCCGGGCAGGGGGCGTCGGCCCGCACGACGGTGGCGGCGCCCTGGTACGACACCGGCGCCAGCCGCTCCATCGCCAGCCTGGCATGAGCCGGGTCCCAGCGCAGCAAGGCCAGCTCGGCGCGGTGCTCCCTGAGGGTCGGCAGTCCGGCCGGCGCGCTCTGCAGCAGCACGAGGGACTTAAGCCGGCCCCCCGAGCAGTCCCAATCCGGCCGCATGGCGTCCAGGCCGGCGGTCTGGAGCCACTCGCGCTCCCAGTCCTTCAGGTCTTTCCCGCTCGCCTCCTCGAGGGCGTCGAAGAACCCCCGGGCCGTGGCGTTGCCGTATGCGAAGCGCTGGAAATAGATGTCCAGGCCCTTGCCGAAGGCTTCGCCGCCCAGGAGATAGCGCAGCTGCCGGAGGCTCGCGGCGCCTTTCCCGTAAGTGATGCCGTCGAAGCTGGAGCGGGCTTGGTCCGTGTCGGCGATCTCCACCTCCACCGGGTGCGTGGTGGCCGTCTGGTCCTGGAGATAGGCGCCGGCCTTGGACCCGGAGTAGAACAGTGGCCAGGACTCGGCCTTGAACTCCGTGGCTTCGGCGCCGGCCAGGTAGCCCATCAGGTCGGCGAAGCTCTCGTTGAGCCAGAGGTCGTTCCACCACTTCATGGTGACCAGGTCGCCGAACCACATGTGCGCGGTCTCGTGGGTCACCAGCAGGGCGCGCCGCACGTGCTGGCTCCGGGGCTTGGGCGAACGGAAGACGGTCAGGCTCTCGTTGGCGACGATCACGGCCATGTTCTCCATGGCTCCAGCCGCGAAATTCGGGACCAGGACCAGGTCCAGGCCGTGGTACGGATACGGCCGCGAGAACTCGCGGGCGTAGAATCCCACGGTCTGGCGCAGGACTTCGAGGAGCTCCTCCGCCTCCACGAACTGGGCCGCCGACTGCCGCGCCAGGACCCGCAGCGGGACGGCGCCGGCGCGGCCGCTCCAGATACGGAAGGGCCCGGCCGAGAGGTTCAGGAAATAGGTGCTCAGCTTCGGGGTGCGCTCGAAGACCCAGGAGCTGCGCGGACCTTGCCTGACGACGCGCTTTACGGGCGCGCTGGCCACGACCTCCCAATCCGCGGGCGCCTCGACCGTCAGGTCCACCGCGGCCTTGAGGTCG
Protein-coding regions in this window:
- a CDS encoding DUF885 domain-containing protein — translated: MIKTMLCIAIGSTLLTAAAPVPVDSKASADLKALGDDYWEAVMRSDPLGATFAHHPGYDDKLEDVTPSGVARSVAELESLRGRLKGIPVSGLGDSERVSLEILELLIDQRLGRYERGFRFWEIDHRDGPHARIPSFVAEYQPMRTEADAAALLARLKAIPPFFAAHVSNLREGIRLGRTAPRPPVAKTISQLEEMLKTPAADSPFAAAARRLPADLQSKFLPLIAASVSADVTPALRTYKDFLKDEYLAKSREVKIGLSALPGGAADYRYLIRYYTTLDKDPAALHAEGLRLTKGIRAEMEKLARKMGKADLDSFIREVKGDPKNYFSTREEVLADAQSKIARLEGKLPLFFSRLPKTPLVIKPFEDFKEKNAVMAGYNAPPADLSGPGIYYVNTYQPGTRARFAMMALAAHEGVPGHHLQMSLAAEDRGLPVFRRKWSCVAYVEGWGLYAERLADEMGMYDDDLSRLGMLSYQAWRASRLVVDTGIHSLGWSRQQAIDFIKRNTLLSDQEIQAEVDRYIAYPGQALSYMTGQQEFMAIRRESQKRLGAGFDLRSFHDSVLRNGPVPLRLLHRTILGD
- the pepN gene encoding aminopeptidase N, encoding MIKVLILLLLPWDCQAARLAESEAALRYRQIADLGYTLALKVDAERDEFDGAAEIRFGLRPEAGAGDVFLEFDSGLIRRLVVNGKSLSQDEVAAHYDGQRLRFKAAELKEAGNLLEVDYTRAYVNNGNGLGRFKDVADGRVYLSNHFEAYYAHAVFPCFDQPDLKAAVDLTVEAPADWEVVASAPVKRVVRQGPRSSWVFERTPKLSTYFLNLSAGPFRIWSGRAGAVPLRVLARQSAAQFVEAEELLEVLRQTVGFYAREFSRPYPYHGLDLVLVPNFAAGAMENMAVIVANESLTVFRSPKPRSQHVRRALLVTHETAHMWFGDLVTMKWWNDLWLNESFADLMGYLAGAEATEFKAESWPLFYSGSKAGAYLQDQTATTHPVEVEIADTDQARSSFDGITYGKGAASLRQLRYLLGGEAFGKGLDIYFQRFAYGNATARGFFDALEEASGKDLKDWEREWLQTAGLDAMRPDWDCSGGRLKSLVLLQSAPAGLPTLREHRAELALLRWDPAHARLAMERLAPVSYQGAATVVRADAPCPALVFGNHGDYDYVKNELDPKSLKAVRESLSSVDDDFMRLMLWGSLYEMLRDAKLSPSDYFAAARRHLPAETGLLAIESVIDHLSSEVLRYTPPERRPKLAAEVERFLKAQLDASPPGSDRQLLYMRGYLGVVGSAQGRQWLRRLLAGEAFLPGFELMQERRWQLIQALARAGSPDAAALIAAEMKRDATDDGRKEAYRAECLLPDAGTKRRWFSRITRSSSDPAENKFDAGDLKPALRVFQVLAQEDLLREFEAPYFEQLARLSDKEDRMYLQVLAAGLYPLDCDERLVRATDDFLGKHPELFFGIRKALLLKRQEAERCLRARRL